A stretch of the Lepidochelys kempii isolate rLepKem1 chromosome 15, rLepKem1.hap2, whole genome shotgun sequence genome encodes the following:
- the HPD gene encoding 4-hydroxyphenylpyruvate dioxygenase isoform X2 produces MTTYTDKGEKPEGGKFLHFHSLTFWVGNAKQAASFYCNKMGFEELAYKGLETGSREVVSHVIKQDKIIFVLSSALNPENEEMGKHLVKHGDGVKDIAFEVEDCDFIVQKAKERGAVIVKEPWVEEDKSGRVKFAIIQTYGDTTHTLIENLNYKGLFLPGFEPPLFKDPLLPKLPSGKLSFIDHVVGNQPDLHMVPVAEWYHKNLLFHRFWSVDDKQLHTEFSALRSIVVANYEETIKMPINEPAMGKKKSQIQVTNLKQRGMEFMTVPSTYYQQLREKLKSAKIKVKENIDKLEELKILVDFDEKGYLLQIFTKPVQDRPTVFLEVIQRHNHQGFGAGNFKSLFQAIEDDQDARGNLTILTADGETNLI; encoded by the exons ATG ACAACTTACACGGACAAAGGAGAAAAG CCCGAAGGAGGCAAATTTCTCCACTTCCACTCTCTCACATTCTGGGTTGGAAATGCTAAGCAG GCTGCCTCGTTTTATTGTAACAAAATGGGATTTGAAGAACTGGCCTATAAGGGCTTGGAAACTGGCAGCAGAGAAGTGGTGTCTCATGTAATAAAGCAGGATAAG ATCATATTTGTCCTCTCATCTGCTCTCAACCCTGAAAACGAAG AAATGGGAAAGCACTTGGTGAAGCATGGAGATGGTGTAAAAGACATTGCATTTGAAGTCGAGGATTGCGACTTCATTGTGCAG AAAGCTAAAGAGCGTGGGGCAGTGATAGTGAAAGAGCCCTGGGTAGAGGAAGACAAATCTGGAAGAGTGAAATTTGCAATCATCCAGACG TATGGAGACACGACGCACACATTAATAGAAAATCTTAACTACAAAGGTCTCTTCTTACCTGGCTTTGAGCCTCCTCTCTTCAAAGATCCACTGTTACCAAAGCT ACCAAGTGGCAAGCTGAGTTTCATTGACCATGTGGTGGGGAACCAGCCAGATCTTCACATGGTCCCTGTGGCAGAATG GTATCACAAGAACCTTCTGTTTCATCGGTTCTGGTCTGTGGATGATAAACaactgcacacagagttcagtgCCCTCCGTTCCATTGTGGTCGCCAACTACGAAGAGACCATAAAAATGCCCATAAACGAGCCAGCGATGGGCAAGAAAAAATCCCAGATTCAG GTCACAAACCTGAAACAACGGGGCATGGAGTTTATGACGGTTCCATCCACTTACTACCAGCAACTGCGAGAGAAGCTGAAATCTGCCAAAATCAAGGTTAAGGAAAACATCGACAAACTGGAG GAACTGAAAATCTTAGTTGACTTCGATGAGAAAGGATACCTGCTCCAGATCTTCACTAAACCCGTTCAGGATAGACCCACTGTCTTTCTGGAGGTCATACAGCGCCACAACCACCAG GGATTTGGTGCTGGAAATTTCAAGTCTTTGTTTCAAGCTATAGAAGATGACCAGGATGCAAGAGGAAACCTTACCATACTAACAGCAGATGGAGAAACTAATTTAATCTAG
- the HPD gene encoding 4-hydroxyphenylpyruvate dioxygenase isoform X1, translating into MTTYTDKGEKPEGGKFLHFHSLTFWVGNAKQAASFYCNKMGFEELAYKGLETGSREVVSHVIKQDKIIFVLSSALNPENEEMGKHLVKHGDGVKDIAFEVEDCDFIVQKAKERGAVIVKEPWVEEDKSGRVKFAIIQTYGDTTHTLIENLNYKGLFLPGFEPPLFKDPLLPKLPSGKLSFIDHVVGNQPDLHMVPVAEWYHKNLLFHRFWSVDDKQLHTEFSALRSIVVANYEETIKMPINEPAMGKKKSQIQEYVEYYGGAGVQHIALNTPDIVTAVTNLKQRGMEFMTVPSTYYQQLREKLKSAKIKVKENIDKLEELKILVDFDEKGYLLQIFTKPVQDRPTVFLEVIQRHNHQGFGAGNFKSLFQAIEDDQDARGNLTILTADGETNLI; encoded by the exons ATG ACAACTTACACGGACAAAGGAGAAAAG CCCGAAGGAGGCAAATTTCTCCACTTCCACTCTCTCACATTCTGGGTTGGAAATGCTAAGCAG GCTGCCTCGTTTTATTGTAACAAAATGGGATTTGAAGAACTGGCCTATAAGGGCTTGGAAACTGGCAGCAGAGAAGTGGTGTCTCATGTAATAAAGCAGGATAAG ATCATATTTGTCCTCTCATCTGCTCTCAACCCTGAAAACGAAG AAATGGGAAAGCACTTGGTGAAGCATGGAGATGGTGTAAAAGACATTGCATTTGAAGTCGAGGATTGCGACTTCATTGTGCAG AAAGCTAAAGAGCGTGGGGCAGTGATAGTGAAAGAGCCCTGGGTAGAGGAAGACAAATCTGGAAGAGTGAAATTTGCAATCATCCAGACG TATGGAGACACGACGCACACATTAATAGAAAATCTTAACTACAAAGGTCTCTTCTTACCTGGCTTTGAGCCTCCTCTCTTCAAAGATCCACTGTTACCAAAGCT ACCAAGTGGCAAGCTGAGTTTCATTGACCATGTGGTGGGGAACCAGCCAGATCTTCACATGGTCCCTGTGGCAGAATG GTATCACAAGAACCTTCTGTTTCATCGGTTCTGGTCTGTGGATGATAAACaactgcacacagagttcagtgCCCTCCGTTCCATTGTGGTCGCCAACTACGAAGAGACCATAAAAATGCCCATAAACGAGCCAGCGATGGGCAAGAAAAAATCCCAGATTCAG GAATATGTTGAATATTATGGAGGAGCTGGGGTCCAGCACATTGCTCTGAATACCCCTGACATTGTTACTGCT GTCACAAACCTGAAACAACGGGGCATGGAGTTTATGACGGTTCCATCCACTTACTACCAGCAACTGCGAGAGAAGCTGAAATCTGCCAAAATCAAGGTTAAGGAAAACATCGACAAACTGGAG GAACTGAAAATCTTAGTTGACTTCGATGAGAAAGGATACCTGCTCCAGATCTTCACTAAACCCGTTCAGGATAGACCCACTGTCTTTCTGGAGGTCATACAGCGCCACAACCACCAG GGATTTGGTGCTGGAAATTTCAAGTCTTTGTTTCAAGCTATAGAAGATGACCAGGATGCAAGAGGAAACCTTACCATACTAACAGCAGATGGAGAAACTAATTTAATCTAG